AGCTCGCCCGTGCGGGCGTAGACCTCGGCGCGGCGCAGGTGGGACGGGGCAAGATACGCCAGCTCGTATTCGCCGCTCTCCGGGAAGGTCGCGTACCAGCGCAGCGCCTCCTCCTCGCGGCCGAGTTCGCGCAGCAGCTCCGCGCGCAGCCAGCGCTCGTGCGCCCGGGGGTGGTGCGGAAGGCCCGAGTGAGGGAGCTGGCCGAAGAGCGGCGGCTCGCCCAGAGCCTCGAGCGCCTCGCGCGGCCTGCCCTGCGCTCGGGCCAGCTCGGCGCGCAGCAGTCGGGCGAACGCGGCGGCGGTCGCCCGATCGGCCGGTGTCACCTCCGAGGAATGCTCCAGGGCCTCGAGCTGCTGCACGGCGGTGGCCAGGTGGCCGAGGCGGAGCGAGAGAAGTCCGCGCGCGTACCGGCGAGCGAGGGGCCGCATGCGGTCGGTCTCGCTTGCGGCAGGCAGGAAGCGTTCGAGCGAGGCCCGCAGGCTTTCCGGGCGCGCGTCCGGCACGCTGAGGAACGGGAGCGCGGCCATGGCGGCCCGGTACTCGAGGGCGAAGGCGGGATTCGCCGCCGCGGCGGTGTCGCGTCCGCGGCGCGCAGGCGGCCGCGGGCAAACTGGAAATGCGCCAGGAGGATCCAATCGTAGGCCGGCCTGGAGACGAGCGGAGATGAGAGAGGCAGCCGAAGGTTCGGCAAGGTGGAACGCACCAGATACTCGAGCTCGGCGAGGTCGTTCGAGGTCTGCGCGATGCGGAAGATGACGGGCTTAAGCACGTCGCCGGAGCCGAACCGCTCGACGACCGTATCGCTTCTCCTTGAGGCCTGGGCCGCGAAGCTTACGCGCGAGCCGTTAGACCTCATGGATGGCTCATTGACGGTTGTGCCCGGTCTGGCTAGATTCTGGCCAGAATGCGCCACGACATTCTCCTGTCCCCGAACGCCGTGGTCGAGCTCCGCGCACTTCCGGCGTTCGTTCGGGCGCAGGTGCGGGATGGCATGGAGCGGCATCTCCGTCACCAACCGACGAAGGTCAGCAAGAGCCGGATCAAGCGGCTGCGGGGCCTGAGTCGACCCCAGTACCGGCTGCGAGTCGGAGAGGTTCGGGTTTTCTATGACGTCAGGGAAGGCACGGTCGAAGTCCTCGCCATCGTCAGCAAGGCCGAGGCGGAAGGATGGCTTGAGCAGGAGGGGGTCCCGAGTGAGGGAAGTCCCGGTCGCTGAGATCAAGGACGACTTCTCACGTTACCTGCGCCTGGCGACCGAAGAAGAGATTCTGATCACGCGCCATGGACAGCCGGCGGGTGTCCTGATCGGGTTCGCTTCGGAGGACGATTGGTTCGAGTACCGGCTCGAACATGACCCCGAGTTCCTGCGGCGCGTGGCTCAGGCGCGCGCCGCGTTGCGCCGGGGCGAGGGCGTACGACTAGAGGATCTCCGAATCTAGCCTGCGGTCTAACCCGCGGCTGGAGCTGTCGGCCGCGGTCCATGGGAATGCTGTTCTTGAAACCACGGTTACCGCGGCCGCAGCTCAGCCGCGAGACGTTAGGCGGCGCGGAGATTTCGATGAAAGGCAAACCTTGCGAAATCTGGAACCAGTCGGAAGCACCGCGGAAACAGCCCGTTGCTCCAATACCTTAGGCAGACTCGACAGGATCTCGACATGACTTTCAAACCTGCGCTCTGGTACCCGATCGCCGTCGTGCTGAGCGTCGTCAATTTGGTTGCAGTAGGCTTCGCGGCTGGCTCAGCCGAGCCGTGGCATGCCTCGGTTCACGCCGGGCTCGCGTTGGCGTTCGGGTTATGGGCCCAGCGCCTGCGGCAGGGCCCCGGCGGGAGCGAGCGCCATGCTCGGCTCGAAGTACTCGAAGCCGAGGTGAGCGACCTGCGGCGGGAGCTGAGCCAGACGCAGGAGGGCCTGGACTTCGCCGAACGGCTGCTGGCGCAGCGACCGGAATCACACCGAGTGGAGCCGCAGCGCTAGGAGATTCTTGCCGCGCGGAGCCGCGGCAAAATCTGGTGTTGAACGCAATGCGCCGGTGAAGGGCGCGACGAGCCCTCCCCTTGGACTTTCAATCAGAGCGAAGTGGATCGCCTGCGTTCAGGGAAAGGCGAGCCATGCCAGCGGATGAGGCGAGACGGTGATTCAATGACGGCGGTCGCCTCATCCGCACGGTGTTTCTGGACGTGAAGTGGAGTGGCGGACGGGTGCCGTACGCAGCCGAGCTGAGCGACGGAGCCATTGACGCAGCCGCAGGGTGGACTTGCGAGAGAGCGGAGCGGGGCTGCTTCCTCACAGTGGTGCTCGCGCTCGCCGGAGGCGTTCGACCAGATACAGCTGACCCCGCTGGCAGGCGGGACAGCGTGGCGTTGAGGTGATCGCCAGAGTGATCGCGAGGGGCGCGCTCGCGTTGGAGAGGGCGCCCTCGGCTGAGTCTGTCTCGCGCTCGTTGGTCTCAGACAGGGTGGACCGCGAAGGACTTGGAGGTGGCCGAGCCCTGACGCCTAACGGCATGCCGCCGACGGCGCTGCGCGCCGCACCTGAAGCGCAGGGCGTTGGGCGGATCACAGATCGTCGGCAGGGCTGGCTTGACGGCGCCCCCGGTGGAGCGTAGCCTCCAGGCTAGGGAGTATATTGAACGCGGTCGATTCTCGGGAAAATCCCTCGCGCACAACGCTTTTCCCCGGTAAGGAGGTGCCCGTGGCCGGGCACAGCAAGTGGGCTCAGATCAAGCGCAAGAAGGCGGCCAACGATGCCCGGCGCGGCCAGGCGTTCACCAAGCTGATCCGCGAGATTGCGGTGGCCGCGCGCGAGGCGGGCGGCGATCCCAACTTCAACCCGCGGCTGCGGCTGGCCGTGGACACGGCTCGTGCGGCCAACATGCCCAACGAGAACATCGAGCGCGCCATCAAGCGGGGCACAGGTGAGCTGGCCGGCGCGCACTTCGAGGAGGTGACGTACGAGGGGTATGGCCCCGGCGGCGTCGCCCTGTATATCCAGGCCTTGACGGACAACCTGAAGCGCACGGTCGCGGACATCCGGCATATCCTGGAGAAGCACGGCGGCAACCTGGGGCAGAGCGGCTCGGTGGCCTGGCAGTTCGACCGCAAGGGTCAGATCTACCTCGATGCCATGCGCTACGAGGAGGACGCCGCGCTGGAGGCGGCGCTGGATGCCGGGGCCGAGGACCTGCAGCGTGAAGACGAGGCGTACATCGTGACCACAGACGTGGCCAGCTTCCATGCCGTGCAGGAGGCGCTGCGCCGGCGCGGCATCCAGGTCGAGCAGGCCGAGCTGGCCATGGTGCCGCGCGCGGCCGTGCACGTGGAGGGCGCGGAAGCGCAGCGGCTGCTCAAGCTGCTGGAAGCGCTCGAGGACGCGGACGACGTGCAGAAGGTGTACTCGAACCTGGATGTGGACGAGGCGACGCTGGCCGAGGTCGCCTCTTGACCGTCCTGGGCATTGACCCGGGCACCGCAGCCACAGGCTACGGCGTCGTCGCACACGGTGGCGATGGCGCCGTTTCCTTGCTCGAGTGCGGCGTGGTGCGCGCCGACCCGGCCGCGCCGCTGGCGCAGCGGCTGCGCGAGATCTATGAGGGCGTGGGTGAGGTGCTCGAGCGCCATGCCCCGGACCAGGTAGCGGTCGAGAGCGTGTTCTACGCGCGCAATGTGCGCACGGCTGTGGTGCTGGCGCACGTGCGTGGCACCGTGCTGCTGGTTGCCGCGCTGCGCGGGTTGCCGGTGGCGGAGTACGCGCCCGCGGAGATCAAGAGTGCTGTAGCCGGCAGCGGGCGTGCCACCAAGGAGCAGGTCCAGTACATGCTGCAGCGACTGCTGCGGCTCAAGACGCCGCCCGCCCCGGCGGACGCCGCCGATGGCATCGCCGTCGCCCTCTGCCACTGCTACAGCGGCGGTCCGCGTCTCGCGGCGCTGCGGCTGCCGGCCCAAGGCGCATGATCAGCCGGGTGCGGGGCACGCTGCTGCGCCGGCAGCTCGAGGCCATCGAGGTGCTCACGGCGGGCGGCGTCGCCTACCAGATCGAGATCCCCCATACAGTGTTCGAGCGGCTGCCGCGCGAGGGCGCGGAAATCGAGTTGCGCACCTACCAGGTGGTGCGCGAGGACGCGGTCGCCCTCTACGGCTTCCTGGACGAGCAGGAGCGCTCCATCTTCACCCGCCTGCTGGCCGCCTCGGGCGTCGGGCCGCGCCTCGCGCTCAGCATGCTCTCGACCCTCTCACCCGAGCGGCTCGTGCGGGCCATCACCGAGCGGGACACGGCGCTGCTCCGGCAGGTGCCGGGCGTGGGCCGGAAGACGGCGGAGCGGCTGATCCTCGAGCTGGCGGACAAGCTGGATGACCTGGCCGTGGCAGCGGCCGGGCCGCGGCCGGAAGGGCGGGGCGCTGAGGAGGCGATCGGTGCCTTGATCGCGCTGGGCTACTCGCCCGCCGCCGCGACCACGGCGGTGCGCCGCGCCATTGACGAGAAGGGCGCGCTGGACGGAGTCGCCCTGATCAGGCACGCGCTGGCAACGGTAGGAGGGGCGACGTGAGCCGTGGGAACATCCGGCGGATTTGGACCTGGTCGTGCGCCCTCGCATTCTGGGTGGCGCTGCCCGGGTGCAGCACCAAGGAGGTGAACGGCCCCGATGCGGC
The nucleotide sequence above comes from Gemmatimonadota bacterium. Encoded proteins:
- a CDS encoding type II toxin-antitoxin system RelE/ParE family toxin codes for the protein MRHDILLSPNAVVELRALPAFVRAQVRDGMERHLRHQPTKVSKSRIKRLRGLSRPQYRLRVGEVRVFYDVREGTVEVLAIVSKAEAEGWLEQEGVPSEGSPGR
- a CDS encoding type II toxin-antitoxin system Phd/YefM family antitoxin yields the protein MREVPVAEIKDDFSRYLRLATEEEILITRHGQPAGVLIGFASEDDWFEYRLEHDPEFLRRVAQARAALRRGEGVRLEDLRI
- a CDS encoding YebC/PmpR family DNA-binding transcriptional regulator, encoding MAGHSKWAQIKRKKAANDARRGQAFTKLIREIAVAAREAGGDPNFNPRLRLAVDTARAANMPNENIERAIKRGTGELAGAHFEEVTYEGYGPGGVALYIQALTDNLKRTVADIRHILEKHGGNLGQSGSVAWQFDRKGQIYLDAMRYEEDAALEAALDAGAEDLQREDEAYIVTTDVASFHAVQEALRRRGIQVEQAELAMVPRAAVHVEGAEAQRLLKLLEALEDADDVQKVYSNLDVDEATLAEVAS
- the ruvC gene encoding crossover junction endodeoxyribonuclease RuvC, producing MTVLGIDPGTAATGYGVVAHGGDGAVSLLECGVVRADPAAPLAQRLREIYEGVGEVLERHAPDQVAVESVFYARNVRTAVVLAHVRGTVLLVAALRGLPVAEYAPAEIKSAVAGSGRATKEQVQYMLQRLLRLKTPPAPADAADGIAVALCHCYSGGPRLAALRLPAQGA
- the ruvA gene encoding Holliday junction branch migration protein RuvA — its product is MISRVRGTLLRRQLEAIEVLTAGGVAYQIEIPHTVFERLPREGAEIELRTYQVVREDAVALYGFLDEQERSIFTRLLAASGVGPRLALSMLSTLSPERLVRAITERDTALLRQVPGVGRKTAERLILELADKLDDLAVAAAGPRPEGRGAEEAIGALIALGYSPAAATTAVRRAIDEKGALDGVALIRHALATVGGAT